Part of the Microcoleus sp. AS-A8 genome, TAGCCCCTTCTTCGGTTCCACATGAGTGTGTCTCCAAGGCAAGCCCCGATATTTGCCACCTACTTCACCCTCAAAGATTTCGGCAGGAATAGGGTCATAGTCGTAGAATACGCCGCGATAGCACAGTTGCATAGCCTTCAAGTCCTCTGTTGTTCAATCTTGTTCGGCTGTCTATATTTCTAGTATTAGAGTCT contains:
- a CDS encoding DUF4278 domain-containing protein, producing the protein MQLCYRGVFYDYDPIPAEIFEGEVGGKYRGLPWRHTHVEPKKGLAVKAMYNLYYRGVSPKRKQASQPRGIPVTEPNTAGSF